The sequence AGGGATATACATAAAGttgacaacatatttaactaatAGTGAGACTATTATTAATCATTGACTGACTACTAATGGCTAAATCAGTATAAACTagttataaaacataataattccctgtaaattgaaaattaaattctaaaaatatatcttatttttcttttcaggtgTCATTACTTTGGACAATGTGTATTACAGGGATCCCCAGACTGGAACAAGTTATAAACACTAATCAGGGGAAACATTGTTAGAGCACCAATCATGGAGCCTAACTGCACtacagcaccacaccacacGAGGGCGCTGTGGCCTTCATCTCGGAGAATAATCCCGATCATCACCTTCACATAGGACAGTGTGAGGACAAAAAGCACCCAGGCTGTGACCTAAACCAAAGACAAAATGGCAGCATGTTAACGAAAGTGTAGACATACTCAGTCTTTGCAGTTTTACATAAGAATAACTCAATTTGACAATATCCACAATATGGTTAGCAATAcaactttgtaatttgtaacttGTAATTTGCAGGAGTAGAATTGAATAGAAaagatattaaaaaacaaatgtattgtaatgCTCAGAGAAGGTAGGTTTCTTAGGTGTTTTAGtactaaataaatataacacGAGAGGCCTACATAATATATTGAAATTATTAATgaatatttaaaacacacatattGTTCCCACCGTATATTACCcatatatacctatatatacatataactaCATATATTTATCGGTATTTGATTGCATATCTACAAAAAATGTTCAGATAAGCTACATTGTCAAAATGTCTTAAAGCTGGTGAATGAAACATAACCATTTATGTGATCTTTGTGTGCACATTGTGTAATTGACACAGACATAAGGGATTTTGCAgttgaaaacatacaaataaaagcaACCTACAATAAGGAAAGTCCCAGTAGTGTAATGAATGAGTAATGGACAGGGACTCAGTGCTGCCATGGCCatgatgtaacatccaatcccAGAGCCAGCTACAGTTAGACCACCCATCAGCAGCAATGACCTTGAAGGAAATAAGACTTCAACTTTTGTAACTTCGTGGATACAGAAAATCAAACAAGTTTGTGGGTCCTGTCACAAATACTACTGTGTTGAAATGTGGAATGTACACAAAGGTTACAGTTCTGCACACATATCAAATGAAAATGATAATCCTAACAAACACCTCTTCTGATAGATAGAAGTGCACATAATTGCATCTAATTTGAATGTcagattatttaaatataatttccaaACCAATATATTTACTGTCTGAATATTAGACACCTGAATGTTTCGCAAAAAGGACTCCTAAGCCTATCAAAAATTTAAGAACACATCTTTTAAATGAATGTGAATAAAAGTTTTCAACTTTCAACTTTGATTACGCATACCAGTACCTTCCTAGTAAGTGTATTTCAAATAGTTGGCATGGTGGCAATGGTGGCAAACCAATGAACTCTGTTTATCCAGTTCTACTAGTCATATTATATTGCTGAGGAGCATTCacccttttaattaattatgtttatattcCTTCCtatctgaaaataataaacacgGCAAttggaattatattaaaaaatatgtgtacATTTAACTGAAGAATAATACCTTATGAAATAAATTAGATCAACACCGTCTTTAACCCAAAACAGTATAAACTAAGATCCACATTAATTCAAATTTTTGACTGCCCTTTAGTTTGCTGTTGGCCTCTTGTATCTGCCCAATGGAAGAATGCTGTCAAGCACAGTGATTGGAATTCCCTGTTAGTGTGAGGATTGAATTGTTAAATTGACCCAGAACTAAAATGTGACATTCTCCAGCAACTGTATAAAAATCATCTTCAAGATCAAGGTATAATACTCACCTTATGGGCAAAAACATGGCAATAAAGCAGGCCATAGGGTTAGCAACTGCTGCAAGGGTGGCTGAGAGATGATAGGCATTATTGCCATAGGGCAGGCAAGAGTATGACTGCACAGAAGGAAGGACAGCATTGGTCAGTGCATTTACCCAAGCAAGGTTCACAAAGATAAACAGGATTTGCATCCAGCTGTATTTCCCAGTTCCAAAAGAGCTCCTTGTCTCTGTCTGGGGACTTTCCACGGGACTGATCATTGGTTTCTGCTCCAGCTGGTTATTCTGTCTAAGGCACAGTTCTGCATTTTCCCCCAGTACAACGCCATTCAGGTGTCGGTTGTTTTTGCGTTCCCGGCCAATGGATGGATGGCAGTTTAAAAGCAGGAAGGCCCCTAAACACACAACCATCATGAAactgaggaaaaagaaaaatatttgggTCGAAAAGTTGGCTGGTTGATACCAGGCCTGGAGTTCCAAGGAGCCGGTTGAGTTCTCAGAAGTCTCATTCATTGTATGTGTCTGGTTAATGCATTTGACCACACCAACACCTTGAAACAAGGCCACCAATCCTGGGACCAGCCCACTGAGACCTTCACCGATAAAATATGTGGTCAGGTACTGGGGCTTCAGACGCATCATGAAAGGCAGAAAGGTGACAGAGGAGGTGCAGTCCACAGTGGAAAGGAAGAAGGTAAGTATTAGGAGAGGAATGCTGTGGGAAGCACCACCCACATCAACAGTCTCCTTCCAGAAGAAAGCCAGGAGGAAACTGGCCACGATGCCCAAGCCAATGATTGTgtaaatgacccccacttcatTGAGCTTGCCTGGGTGGAAACGGTGCATCAGAGTGATAAACAAGGGTCCCATATTAGCCAGCTGAATGAGGACAGTGAGATAGGAGGGCAGGTACCATCCTTCTGGAATCTCAGGGACAATGAGGGGCAGCTCCACCCACATTCCATTGATGGCTACCCAGGAACCCATTCCAAACAGGCAGGCCAAAACATGAGTAAGAAGTGACATGGTGGAGCAGTACTGTTACAATTCTTCTCTGGAGACTTCAGGTTGCAACAGGTGTCTGAAATGATAAAACATATATGCTATTTTTATGGACATAAAATGTTCCCacagaatataaatataagacttttgtttcatttttttaaagggatCAATAGTGTAAATTGTTAAGGTTCATTGGTAAAAACATATAGTGAATTTATCAGCAAACACacatatggatttttttttttttaatcaccatTCCAGttataaatattacatattttatgaTGTGGAAgttaaaataagtaattaataaatacaatcatagtattgtgtcatttcttcattcatttacaaaacatttattaaGAGAAATTAAAAGACCAAACACTTTTCAGTCAGCTcaatcaggggttcccaatccagtcctggaggaccccctgtcctgctggtttttgattatataattgagccttatattgcattgttagtaattaaggagtgaattaagcaattaagatctcggttggaacaaaaaccagcaggactgGGGGTCCTCCAGAACCAGTTTGGGAACCGTTGAGCTTAATAACTGACATGCCCAATGACTAAGCAAACCCTTGGTAAAGGAAATAGAAAATTAAAGGATGTGGCAGGTAGTACTGTGGTGATTTCCTTGTCCCTCTCTGTTTatgaaaaaacacttaaaacataTTCCTGAGTCACAAATACTGTGACCTACCAGAGGAGTGGTGGGGCTATAAATATACTTTGTGTTGGAAAATCCACTTTAAAACAGTAGCTTTCAGTACACATAGCAATTTAAGATCTGACTCTAGTACAAAAGCAGAGCTGTCCCTTTAATTCCTCACagtcttatatatataaaactcacAGAGAAATACCCAGACACTGAGTAAAGCAGAAGCTTGCAAGCCCTACCATGTTCCATGTAATGTAGTCAGGGACtgcttgtctgtctctctcctcctgAGCCTCATGCCATCCATTCATAATGAGTGCATCCTCACTGTTACATCACTGCTTTTGTATGAAACCTCCTGCTTAGAGTCTACAAGCGAGCAGGCTGCCTGTGTATTAATGCACCTGAGTGAGTGGGAAGAATGCCACTCACTTCCTGTACCGACTTTAATCCTCCAGACTAGCAAGGTTTTGTAACAGGAAATAATGACCTCCAGCCATGTGCTTTATTCTCCTGCTGTGGAAACAAGCTCCTCCCCTGCAACACTGGTGACCTTAAGCTTGAATCTGAACAGCCAGTGAGGGAGACTGGCATGACAAGAAGCTACTTCCTTGCTCATCACTTATTATTAGTCAAACTGTATTCTCAGATTACAACACGCCCTGTGCTGTCACAATCTAGCACAGGATTTTTTCTCTTCTGGTTTCCAAAACGTCTGtttccaaataaaattaaataatacaaaaaaataaataaataaataataataataaaaaaaaattatatatatatatatatatatatatatatatatatatatatatatatatatatatatatatatatatatatatatatatatttaaccagGAGGTATATCAGTCttgtaaaatgaatacatactaTAAACTACAATAACCTTCAGAATGACTGAGTGTCATGTTGCATGttctttccctttttaaagTTTACTGATGAAGTCATTTTCAGATAAATAAACAGTTTTAATGTGTTCACCCTGATTGTACTATGTGTGCTCTTTGTCTTGCCATGGTTTTCTGTGATTTGTACTATGGTTTACTGCACATCTCCTTGCACAATCAtgatttaatttgcattaatttAGTTTGTTAGAACTCTTATTGTTTAACTGTGACTTCTCCTATGCCCCCTGCTCCCCTCCtgcatcatgtctgcacttgttacctctttgaactaggatgtattACTACATGAATTGCATTCTGTAGCTTGTATTTTTTTGACTTTTGTAGAAGTTAACACCCCTTATATCCTCAAATTCCTTTTATTGGCAGTTTAACAACCAATCAAAAGGCAGTATAGCTCATCTTGTTGTAATTTCAAAAAAATCCACCTCATTGTAGAGAGGCGTGGCAGAACTCCACCCCACATGGCAAAgtaaataacttattaattaAACTTTAATGTCAGATGTTTGATTGCAAGTTTTAATACAGAATTTACTACTATAAAAACAGTACATCAGATCAATAAAATGAGTTGataataactataatataaaataatagattcaaataataaaataataaggaaTAAAATAACCTCACACTGTACCgaaactatagtgcagtctaatgatctcacactgtacagtaactatagtgcagtctcaTGATCTCACACTACAtcaacactgtacagtaactatagtgcagtctaatgatctcacactgtacagtaacaaCAATGCAGTCAATTTACCTTGCTCTGTACAGTAACtacagtgcagtctaatgacctcacactgtacagtaactatagtgcagtctaatgatctcacactgtacagtaacaaCAATGCAGTCAATTTACCTTGCTCTGTACAGTAACtacagtgcagtctaatgacctcacactgtacagtaactatagtgcagtctaatgatctcacactgtacagtaactacagtgcagtctaatgacctcacactgtacagtaactatagtacAGTCTAATGATCTAACACTGTAGTCACgacagtgcagtctaatgaccacacactgtacagtacctatagtgcagtctaatgatctcacactgtacagtaactacagTGCAATCTAATGATCTCacaatacatcaacactgtacagtaactaaaGTATAGtataatgatctcacactgtacagtaactacagtgcagtctaatgacctcacactgtacagtaactatagtgcagtataatgacctcacactgttgaGTAACaacagtgcagtctaatgacctcacactgtacattaacaacagtgcagtctaatgacctcacaatgttgagtaactatagtgcagtctaatgacctcacactattgagtaactatagtgcagtttaatgacctcacactgtacagtaactatagtgcagtctaatgacctcacactgtacagtaactatagtgcagtctaatgacctcacactgtacagtaactatagtgcagtataATTACCTCACACTGTTGAGTAAcaatagtgcagtctaatgacctcacactgtacattaactacagtgcagtctaatgacctcacaatGTTGAGTAACTGTAGTGCAGtttaatgacctcacactgttgagtaactatagtgcagtctaatgacctcacaatacatcaacactgtacagtaactatatagcagtctaatgacctcacactgtacagtaactatagtgcagtcaaattacctcacactgtacagttacTTTAGTGtagtctaatgatctcacactgttGAGTAACTGTAGTGCAGtttaatgacctcacactgttgagtaactatagtgcagtctaatgacctcacactgtacagtaactatagtgcagtcaaataacctcacactgtacagttactatagtgtagtcaaataacctcacactgtacagttacTATAGTGTAGTCTAATGAACTCACACTGTTGAGTAACtgtagtgcagtctaatgacctcacactgtacagtaactacagtgcagtctaatgacctcacactgttcAGTAACTATTGTGCaatctaatgacctcacactgttcAGTAACTATTGTGCAATCTAATAACCTCacaatacatcaacactgtacaGTCACtacagtgcagtctaatgatctcacactgtacagtgactaaagtgcagtctaatgacctcacaatacatcaacactgtacagtaactacagTCCAGTCTATtgatctcacactgtacagtaactatagtgcagtctaatgacctcacactgtacagtaactatagtgcagtctaatgatctcacactgtacagtaactacagtgcagtctaatgacctcacaatgtacagtaactatagtgcagtctaatgaccccatactgtacagtaactacagtgcagtctaatgaccacacactgtacagtacctatagtgcagtctaatgatctcacactgtacagtaactacagTGCAATCTAATGATCTCacaatacatcaacactgtacagtaactaaaGTACAGtataatgatctcacactgtacagtaactacagtgcagtctaatgacctcacactgtacagtaactatagtgcagtctaatgatctcacactgtacagtaactatagtgcagtctaatgacctcacaatgtacagtaactatagtgcagtctaatgatctcacaatacatcaacactgtacagtaactgcagtgcagtctaatgatctcacactgtacagtaactatagtgcagtgtaatgacctcacactgtacattaactacagtgcagtgtaatgacctcacactgtacagtaactacagtgcagtctaataacctcacactgtacagtaactatagtgcaatCTAATGATCTCACAATACAataacactgtacagtaactatattGCAGTCTAataacctcacactgtacagtaactatagtgcaatCTAATGATCTCACAATACAataacactgtacagtaactatagtgcaatCTAATGATCTCAGAATACATcagcactgtacagtaactatagtgcagtctaatgatctcacactgtacactaactatagtgcagtctaatgatctcacactgtacagtaactatattgcagtctaatgacctcacactgtacagtaactatagtgcagtctaatgacctcacactgtacagtaactatagtgcagtctaatgatctcacactgtacactaactatagtgcagtctaatgatctcacactgtacagtaactatattgcagtctaatgacctcacactgtacagtaactatagtgcagtctaatgacctcacactgtacagtaactatagtgcagtctaatgatctcacaatacatcaacactgtacagtaactgcagtgcagtctaatgacctcacactgtacagttacTATAGTGtagtctaatgatctcacaatTCAtcaacactgtacagtaactacagtgcagtctaatgatctcacactgtaaAGTTACTATAGTGCTCTGTAATGACCCCACACTGTACattaactatagtgcagtctaatgaacTCACACTGTTGAGTAACTGTAGTGCAGtttaat is a genomic window of Amia ocellicauda isolate fAmiCal2 chromosome 10, fAmiCal2.hap1, whole genome shotgun sequence containing:
- the slc52a3-2a gene encoding riboflavin transporter 2, whose protein sequence is MSLLTHVLACLFGMGSWVAINGMWVELPLIVPEIPEGWYLPSYLTVLIQLANMGPLFITLMHRFHPGKLNEVGVIYTIIGLGIVASFLLAFFWKETVDVGGASHSIPLLILTFFLSTVDCTSSVTFLPFMMRLKPQYLTTYFIGEGLSGLVPGLVALFQGVGVVKCINQTHTMNETSENSTGSLELQAWYQPANFSTQIFFFFLSFMMVVCLGAFLLLNCHPSIGRERKNNRHLNGVVLGENAELCLRQNNQLEQKPMISPVESPQTETRSSFGTGKYSWMQILFIFVNLAWVNALTNAVLPSVQSYSCLPYGNNAYHLSATLAAVANPMACFIAMFLPIRSLLLMGGLTVAGSGIGCYIMAMAALSPCPLLIHYTTGTFLIVTAWVLFVLTLSYVKVMIGIILRDEGHSALVWCGAVVQLGSMIGALTMFPLISVYNLFQSGDPCNTHCPK